The sequence below is a genomic window from Paenibacillus silvisoli.
TTTGGTTGCTGTAGTAGATGACGTTGACGACGCCGGTAAGCGGGTCGACGTCGACGGCGGGGAAGAAGTTTTGCGTATTGGCCGGAGCGCCCGTAATGCTGACCGGGGTTGACCAGCTGTTCGTGCCCGGCGCTCGCTTGGACATGAACACGTCGGAGTAGCCCAACCGGTAATCCTGCCATACGGCATAGGCCGTGTTGGTGAAAGGCCCGACCGAACGGTCGGTGGAGATGTTGGCGAAGGTGAGGACGCGGAAATCCCAGCCGACGACGGGCAGCGGCGAAGGGACGGGAACGACGGTGGAAACGACGACGCCAAGCGCGAAGGTCGCGCCGCCGTCTACGGATGACCGGACGACGAAGTTCGTGCTGGGGCTGGTGGTGACGTACGCGACATCGACCTTGCCGACCAAATCGACGGAAATATCGGGCCGTTCCACGCGGTCGGCTTCGCTGGAGAGCAGGACGGGCTGCTGCCAGGTGGCGCCGTTATCGAGGGAGCGGTTGAGGAAAGCGGTCGAGTTACCGCCGTTTTCGACGTTGAACTGATGGTTGTACGTGACGTACATGTTGCCAAGGTAAGGGCTGGATTGCGACGTATCGATATAGCAGTTCGTTTCGTCATTGTTGATGTAGGTACCATAGCCTGGAGCTACGATATCGGGAGGGCTGAAGGTCGCGCCGTTGTCGAACGACCTGTAGACGACGCATGTGCCGGACTCTTCTCCAGGGAAAACGTGGGCGGTAACGATGAAGATATTCGGAAAACCGTAAGCGACGACCGGAGCTTCCGCGCCGGTGTAGCCCGGCGGCAGTGGCAGCAGGGTGTTGGCCCAGCTAAAGCCGCCGTCCAACGACCGATACAAGCCGATCAGCGGAACGCCGGTCGTAAAGTCGACCGCGACCGAGCACATAATGCCGGGAATCAGCAGGTTTACGGCTACGCTCGGTTCGAATTTGGGCGGACCGCCCGGCGTCACTTGGAAGTTGAAA
It includes:
- a CDS encoding sialidase family protein: MTNFNFQVTPGGPPKFEPSVAVNLLIPGIMCSVAVDFTTGVPLIGLYRSLDGGFSWANTLLPLPPGYTGAEAPVVAYGFPNIFIVTAHVFPGEESGTCVVYRSFDNGATFSPPDIVAPGYGTYINNDETNCYIDTSQSSPYLGNMYVTYNHQFNVENGGNSTAFLNRSLDNGATWQQPVLLSSEADRVERPDISVDLVGKVDVAYVTTSPSTNFVVRSSVDGGATFALGVVVSTVVPVPSPLPVVGWDFRVLTFANISTDRSVGPFTNTAYAVWQDYRLGYSDVFMSKRAPGTNSWSTPVSITGAPANTQNFFPAVDVDPLTGVVNVIYYSNQINGFDLDAYVARSINGGATFTNTRITNASFNPNASSPTPVPLIGDYIDIASVPPGGYIGVWMDTTPGTFTIFAGYSDVVIP